In a single window of the Pirellulales bacterium genome:
- a CDS encoding Holliday junction DNA helicase RuvA, whose protein sequence is MITKMTGRLVSVGEEELTVAAGAFEYEVLIPEFARRQLQASLGQEIVLHTIEYLEGNPMQGRQTPRIVGFLNLVEREFFDLFCSVDGVGAKKALRAMVRPVAEIAQAIEEQDAKLLSTLPGVGPAVAERIIAKLRRKVPKFALLVAREMPEGAEVSRDVVAETFEVLRSLGHSDSDARKLLDAALGGKKKYKDVQELLQAVYQQSHKRA, encoded by the coding sequence ATGATCACGAAGATGACCGGACGGCTGGTGAGCGTCGGCGAGGAGGAGCTCACCGTGGCGGCGGGGGCGTTCGAGTACGAGGTGCTGATTCCCGAGTTTGCGCGGCGCCAGTTGCAGGCCAGCTTGGGCCAGGAGATCGTGCTGCACACGATCGAATATCTCGAAGGGAACCCGATGCAGGGGCGGCAAACGCCGCGCATCGTGGGATTCTTGAACCTCGTCGAGCGCGAGTTCTTCGACTTGTTCTGCTCGGTCGATGGCGTCGGCGCGAAGAAGGCCTTGCGGGCGATGGTCCGGCCCGTGGCCGAGATCGCGCAAGCCATCGAGGAACAGGACGCCAAGTTGTTGTCGACATTGCCGGGCGTCGGGCCGGCCGTGGCCGAACGGATTATCGCCAAGCTGCGTCGGAAGGTGCCCAAGTTCGCCCTGCTCGTGGCGCGGGAAATGCCCGAAGGGGCCGAGGTCTCGCGCGACGTCGTCGCCGAAACGTTCGAGGTGTTGCGCAGCTTGGGCCACAGCGACAGCGATGCCCGCAAGCTGCTCGACGCGGCCCTCGGCGGCAAGAAAAAGTACAAGGACGTACAGGAACTGCTGCAGGCCGTATATCAACAGAGCCACAAGCGCGCGTAG
- a CDS encoding elongation factor P — protein sequence MLAKDIKPGTAVVFNAQPCLIKSVNVQSPSARGAATLYKYRAMNLISKQKVDIVLKGGESLPEADFTRRPVKLMYADANEVHFLDQEDFNQYSLSQEAVGDEAKYLTENTEGAMALIYNDECVGIQLPLTVELKVTQCDPAVRGNSATSRTKPATLETGLMVQVPEYLAEGETIKIDTRTGDYLSRA from the coding sequence ATGTTGGCCAAGGACATCAAGCCCGGCACCGCTGTGGTGTTCAACGCTCAGCCCTGCCTGATCAAGTCGGTAAACGTGCAGTCGCCTTCGGCCCGCGGCGCCGCGACGCTTTACAAGTACCGGGCGATGAACCTGATCTCGAAACAGAAGGTCGACATCGTGCTCAAGGGCGGCGAATCACTGCCCGAGGCCGATTTCACGCGCCGGCCGGTGAAGCTGATGTACGCCGACGCCAACGAGGTCCACTTCCTCGATCAGGAGGATTTCAACCAGTACAGTCTCTCGCAGGAGGCCGTCGGCGACGAGGCGAAATACCTCACGGAAAACACCGAGGGCGCCATGGCATTGATCTACAACGACGAGTGCGTCGGCATTCAATTGCCGTTGACGGTCGAGTTGAAGGTCACGCAGTGCGACCCGGCCGTGCGCGGCAACTCGGCCACTTCGCGCACCAAGCCAGCCACGCTCGAAACGGGCCTGATGGTGCAGGTGCCCGAGTACCTGGCCGAGGGAGAAACGATCAAGATCGACACGCGCACGGGCGACTACCTGTCGCGCGCCTGA
- a CDS encoding nucleoside hydrolase codes for MRPLRVVAVVVLAAVVCPDNRCCAAEPVRLIFDTDMGNDIDDALALGVIHALASRGECELLAVTLSKDYAPCAAFVDLVNSFYGRGDVPIGAVRGGKTPEPSRYIDGPVQAVDNGRPRYPRDLPDGAAAPEAVSLLRQTLAAQPDQSVVMVVVGFSTNLARLLDSPADRFAPVTGEELVARKVRLLSIMAGMYSATDRHPEYNVFIDLEAARTVYARWPSPIVASGFEIGRAIKYPAVSIERDYGYVAHHPLREAYELYMQMPYDRETWDLTSVLYAVRPDRGYFGVSEPGTISVDEQKVTQFVPAPQGRHRYLTVDAAQVAQVREALVQLASQPPQH; via the coding sequence ATGCGACCGCTCCGTGTCGTTGCCGTGGTGGTGTTGGCGGCCGTTGTTTGTCCCGACAATCGCTGCTGCGCCGCCGAGCCTGTGCGGCTGATTTTCGATACCGATATGGGGAACGACATCGACGACGCCCTGGCATTGGGGGTGATTCACGCTCTGGCCAGTCGCGGCGAATGCGAGCTGCTGGCCGTTACTCTGTCGAAAGACTATGCCCCGTGTGCGGCGTTCGTCGACCTGGTGAATTCGTTCTATGGTCGGGGCGACGTACCGATCGGCGCCGTGCGCGGCGGCAAGACCCCCGAGCCGAGCCGCTATATCGACGGCCCCGTCCAGGCGGTCGACAACGGTCGGCCGCGTTATCCGCGAGATTTGCCCGACGGCGCTGCAGCCCCCGAGGCGGTGAGCCTGTTGCGTCAAACACTTGCCGCGCAGCCGGATCAATCGGTGGTCATGGTCGTGGTCGGGTTTTCCACCAACCTCGCGCGATTGCTCGATTCGCCGGCCGATCGCTTCGCGCCGGTCACGGGCGAAGAGCTCGTGGCCCGCAAGGTGCGTCTGTTGTCGATCATGGCCGGCATGTATTCGGCGACCGATCGGCATCCGGAATACAACGTCTTCATCGACCTCGAGGCTGCACGCACGGTTTACGCTCGCTGGCCGAGCCCGATCGTCGCCAGCGGTTTCGAGATCGGTCGGGCGATCAAGTATCCGGCGGTGAGCATCGAGCGCGATTATGGCTACGTTGCGCATCACCCGCTGCGCGAGGCTTACGAGCTCTACATGCAGATGCCGTACGACCGTGAGACCTGGGATTTGACCAGCGTGCTCTACGCGGTGCGTCCCGACCGCGGTTATTTCGGCGTTTCTGAGCCGGGCACCATCAGCGTCGACGAGCAAAAGGTGACGCAGTTTGTGCCTGCGCCTCAGGGGCGGCACCGCTACCTCACGGTTGACGCGGCGCAAGTGGCACAGGTCCGCGAGGCGCTCGTGCAACTGGCGAGCCAGCCGCCGCAGCACTGA
- the arfB gene encoding aminoacyl-tRNA hydrolase: MLIVNRRIRIPDEELQFTFARSGGPGGQNVNKVNTKAVLHWDVTRSTGLPDDVRSRFLARYSRRITAEGSLVLTSQRYRTQLQNLADCRSKLAEMLAAVATAPVVRKATKPSKAVKRRRLEEKRHESAKKQSRRAGRSGRELD; the protein is encoded by the coding sequence ATGCTGATCGTCAACCGCCGCATCCGGATCCCGGACGAAGAGTTGCAATTCACCTTTGCGCGCAGCGGCGGTCCGGGCGGGCAAAATGTCAACAAGGTCAACACCAAGGCGGTGCTGCACTGGGACGTGACGCGCAGCACGGGCCTGCCGGACGACGTTCGCAGCCGCTTTCTGGCGCGATACTCTCGGCGGATCACGGCCGAAGGCAGCCTGGTGCTTACGAGCCAGCGGTACCGGACGCAGCTGCAGAATCTGGCCGACTGCCGCAGTAAGCTCGCCGAGATGCTGGCAGCCGTCGCGACGGCACCGGTGGTGCGCAAGGCGACGAAGCCGTCGAAGGCGGTCAAGCGGCGGCGCCTGGAGGAGAAGCGTCACGAATCGGCCAAGAAGCAGTCGCGCCGCGCCGGCCGCTCCGGGCGCGAGCTGGACTGA
- a CDS encoding HAD family phosphatase codes for MTRPKFLFFDIGNVLLFFDHRIACRQVAALVGSTEQRIWDLLFASGLELRYEQGELSTPEFYEEFCRVTESRPTIEQVAYATSAIFEINTPVHAIVGHLRRAGHRLGLLSNTSEMHWDYFTSGRYGIIPGAFEVHAASFRLQALKPQRAIYERAAALAGVAPEEAFFVDDIATHVEGARAAGFDAVQFTTPRQLTADLAARGIHINW; via the coding sequence ATGACTCGCCCGAAATTCCTGTTCTTCGATATCGGCAACGTGCTGCTGTTCTTCGATCACCGGATCGCCTGCCGGCAAGTGGCGGCGCTCGTCGGCAGCACCGAACAGCGCATCTGGGACCTGCTGTTCGCCAGCGGGCTGGAGCTGCGCTACGAACAGGGAGAATTGTCCACGCCGGAGTTCTACGAGGAGTTCTGCCGCGTCACCGAGTCGCGGCCGACGATCGAGCAAGTCGCGTATGCCACGAGCGCAATCTTTGAGATCAATACACCCGTGCATGCCATCGTGGGGCATCTGCGACGCGCCGGCCACCGGCTCGGGCTGCTGTCGAACACCAGCGAAATGCACTGGGACTATTTCACCTCGGGGCGCTACGGGATCATTCCCGGCGCTTTCGAGGTCCACGCCGCCAGCTTTCGCCTGCAAGCGCTCAAACCGCAACGGGCGATCTACGAGCGGGCCGCCGCGCTCGCCGGAGTCGCTCCGGAAGAGGCGTTCTTCGTCGACGATATTGCGACCCACGTCGAAGGGGCCAGGGCTGCGGGCTTCGATGCCGTGCAATTCACCACGCCCCGGCAGTTGACGGCCGATCTCGCCGCCCGCGGCATCCACATCAATTGGTAG
- a CDS encoding acyl-CoA dehydrogenase family protein yields MNVADREKQIAEAEEMLGESLDSMGFAKGLYFGQYLNGKLPPYPDLYAQAEVNEAVKELSEFACRQIDPVKIDRDARIPDAVIEGLGRLGVLGACLPKDCGGRGFSQTAYCRLVEVLGGHCGGTALFVNAHHSIGPRAFVLFGSREQQEKYLPKLATGEHLSAFALTEPEAGSDAANVQTQAVPKADGSGYVINGQKRWITNGGIAKVLTVMARTPVPGSRDTKITAFIVTPDMPGFQVIEQRMDKVGVRGSATGRLEFKDMFVPRENILGELGKGLRVALTVLDYGRTTFGASCTGAAKFCVAKASEHANRRVQFNETLGSFELVKDKIAYMAAGAFAMESCTYATAALIDGGADEYMLETAMLKVFATETLWRIINDTIQIYGGKAYFTDEPFERMMRDARINTIGEGANDVLRIFIALVGMRDVGLELKGVLDSLKSFSNMSRISGFAGRKLGAILGAPVVEVRNPELQEDGQRLGRMVRDFGQATEKLLRTYQEAVLDKQYLLARVADTATELYVSSCVLARLDRLVRDAAVSDPERQRQLAIGRYYLATARRRMRRNLADLWDNDDESTTAVADLALNRTAPAAGHGGHNGH; encoded by the coding sequence ATGAACGTTGCCGATCGGGAAAAACAGATCGCCGAAGCCGAGGAAATGCTCGGCGAATCGCTCGACAGCATGGGGTTTGCCAAGGGCCTTTACTTCGGCCAGTATCTCAACGGCAAGTTGCCCCCTTATCCCGATTTGTATGCCCAGGCCGAGGTCAACGAGGCGGTCAAGGAGTTGAGCGAGTTTGCCTGCCGCCAGATTGACCCGGTCAAGATCGACCGCGATGCCCGGATTCCCGATGCCGTGATCGAGGGGCTGGGCCGGCTCGGCGTGCTCGGCGCCTGCCTGCCGAAGGACTGCGGCGGTCGCGGATTCAGCCAAACGGCCTATTGCCGCCTGGTGGAAGTGCTGGGGGGCCACTGCGGCGGCACGGCCCTCTTCGTCAACGCGCACCATTCCATCGGACCGCGCGCGTTCGTGCTCTTCGGCTCCAGGGAGCAACAGGAGAAGTATCTGCCCAAGCTCGCCACCGGCGAACACTTGAGCGCCTTCGCCTTGACCGAGCCCGAGGCCGGGTCGGACGCCGCCAATGTGCAGACCCAGGCTGTGCCCAAGGCCGACGGCAGCGGCTATGTCATCAACGGCCAAAAGCGCTGGATCACCAACGGCGGCATCGCGAAGGTGCTCACCGTGATGGCGCGGACCCCCGTGCCTGGCAGCCGGGACACGAAGATTACGGCCTTCATCGTCACACCCGACATGCCCGGTTTCCAGGTCATCGAGCAGCGCATGGACAAGGTCGGCGTGCGCGGCAGCGCGACGGGCCGGCTGGAGTTCAAGGACATGTTTGTCCCGCGCGAAAACATTCTCGGCGAATTGGGCAAAGGTCTGCGAGTCGCGCTCACGGTGCTCGACTATGGCCGGACCACGTTCGGCGCCAGTTGCACGGGTGCGGCCAAGTTCTGCGTGGCCAAGGCCAGCGAGCATGCCAACCGTCGCGTGCAGTTCAACGAGACGTTGGGCTCTTTCGAACTGGTCAAAGACAAGATTGCCTACATGGCGGCCGGCGCCTTCGCCATGGAATCGTGCACTTATGCGACGGCTGCCCTGATCGACGGCGGTGCCGACGAATACATGCTCGAGACCGCCATGCTCAAGGTCTTCGCCACGGAGACGCTGTGGCGGATCATCAACGACACGATTCAGATTTACGGCGGCAAGGCCTATTTCACCGACGAGCCGTTCGAACGCATGATGCGCGACGCGCGCATCAACACGATCGGCGAAGGGGCCAACGACGTGCTGCGGATCTTCATCGCTCTGGTCGGCATGCGCGACGTCGGCCTGGAGCTCAAAGGCGTGCTCGATTCGCTCAAGAGCTTCAGCAACATGAGTCGCATCAGCGGCTTCGCCGGCCGCAAGCTGGGCGCCATCCTCGGCGCGCCGGTTGTGGAGGTCCGCAACCCGGAACTCCAGGAAGACGGTCAGCGGCTGGGTCGCATGGTGCGCGACTTTGGCCAAGCGACCGAAAAATTGCTGCGGACCTATCAGGAAGCGGTGCTCGACAAGCAATATCTGCTGGCACGCGTTGCCGACACGGCCACGGAGCTCTATGTTTCGAGCTGCGTGCTAGCGCGGCTTGACCGCCTGGTCCGCGATGCCGCGGTCAGCGATCCCGAACGACAGCGCCAACTGGCCATCGGCCGCTACTACCTGGCGACGGCGCGACGGCGGATGCGGCGCAACCTGGCCGACCTGTGGGACAACGACGACGAATCGACCACGGCCGTCGCCGACCTCGCGCTCAATCGGACAGCGCCGGCGGCGGGCCACGGCGGGCACAATGGCCATTGA
- the csrA gene encoding carbon storage regulator CsrA, protein MLVLSRKANEKIQIGDGITVTVLRIKGNQIKLGIEAPRDVRVIRSELPPREMMVTDADVAEEVESELIEMSELAEMFVVAGAQEQADAPAGKAGSARGTGRLSLPRRERKVSEFAPATSPRWSSTNRRPGSTPLASHVSVTLSSRLGAQL, encoded by the coding sequence ATGTTGGTGCTATCGCGGAAGGCGAACGAGAAGATTCAGATCGGCGACGGGATCACGGTGACCGTGCTGCGAATCAAAGGAAACCAGATCAAGCTCGGCATCGAGGCGCCGCGCGATGTCCGGGTGATCCGTAGCGAACTGCCGCCCCGCGAGATGATGGTAACCGACGCAGACGTTGCCGAAGAGGTCGAGTCTGAACTGATCGAGATGAGCGAGTTGGCCGAGATGTTCGTGGTGGCCGGCGCGCAGGAGCAGGCCGACGCCCCCGCGGGCAAAGCGGGCAGCGCTCGCGGTACAGGACGGCTGTCGTTGCCGCGCCGCGAACGAAAGGTCAGCGAGTTTGCCCCCGCGACGTCGCCCCGGTGGTCGAGCACGAACCGCCGGCCGGGATCCACTCCGCTGGCCTCGCACGTTTCGGTCACGTTGTCGTCGCGGTTGGGCGCGCAGTTGTAA
- a CDS encoding UvrB/UvrC motif-containing protein, whose amino-acid sequence MARQHHIDHILRSWPYQPGSVSARRVRAKDGREVLQMRVEMGVLQLETDHRPDGQRPGGAESYYDYLVALAVHEGDAFRLNEEQCAEVDREFVQYYHRRICWLALREYDRAVRDADHNLSFMDFVRECSEDEKWVMSHEQYRPFILYHRTQAAAMGLVEQGLAEEAIEAVTSGIQRMREWFERYADAEQFDTSELVQRLREMQGTIRDRFGVEQTLEEQLAAAVAAENYERAAALRDEIAGRKGPRRRRRRSSS is encoded by the coding sequence ATGGCACGGCAACACCATATCGACCACATCTTGCGTTCCTGGCCTTACCAGCCGGGTTCGGTCAGCGCGCGCCGGGTGCGCGCGAAGGATGGCCGCGAAGTGCTGCAGATGCGCGTCGAAATGGGCGTTTTGCAGCTGGAAACCGATCATCGGCCCGACGGTCAGCGGCCGGGTGGGGCCGAGTCGTATTACGACTACCTCGTGGCACTGGCCGTCCACGAGGGGGACGCGTTCCGCCTGAACGAGGAGCAATGCGCCGAAGTCGATCGCGAATTTGTCCAGTATTATCACCGCCGCATCTGCTGGCTGGCCCTGCGTGAGTACGACCGGGCGGTGCGCGACGCCGATCACAATCTGTCGTTCATGGACTTTGTCCGTGAGTGCTCGGAGGACGAGAAATGGGTGATGTCGCACGAGCAGTACCGGCCGTTCATCCTCTACCATCGCACGCAAGCTGCAGCGATGGGGCTGGTTGAGCAGGGCCTGGCGGAAGAGGCGATCGAAGCGGTCACTTCCGGCATTCAGCGGATGCGCGAGTGGTTCGAACGTTACGCGGACGCCGAGCAATTCGACACGAGCGAGCTGGTCCAGCGGCTGCGCGAGATGCAGGGCACCATTCGCGATCGTTTTGGCGTCGAGCAGACCCTGGAAGAACAACTCGCCGCAGCCGTGGCGGCGGAAAACTACGAACGCGCGGCCGCCCTCCGCGATGAAATTGCCGGTCGCAAAGGGCCGCGCCGCCGCCGGCGCCGTTCTTCGTCCTAG
- a CDS encoding sugar phosphate isomerase/epimerase has protein sequence MSRLSMNEMTTFRWSFEEDVENYRRAGYQAIGVWRQKLSDFGEEKGIELLAESGLHVSNLLWAGGFTGSDGRSYRESLEDAAEAIELAGAMKADCLVVYSGARGGHTLSHARRLLRDALRELAPQAAAAGVLLAVEPMHENCAAEWTFLTQLDQTLELLNQVESPQVRLAFDTYHLGHGPAACEAAARCADRIAVVHLGDGQLPPGQEQNRCCLGKGNLGLREIVQALEAGGYRGYYDVELFGEDIEASDYHELLKLSCTEFSRLLAR, from the coding sequence ATGTCGCGGTTGTCGATGAACGAGATGACGACCTTTCGCTGGTCGTTCGAAGAAGACGTCGAGAACTATCGGCGCGCGGGCTATCAGGCGATCGGCGTCTGGCGACAAAAGCTCTCTGACTTCGGCGAGGAAAAGGGCATCGAGCTGCTCGCCGAAAGCGGTTTGCACGTTTCGAACCTGCTCTGGGCCGGCGGCTTCACGGGCAGCGACGGCCGTTCATACCGTGAAAGCCTCGAGGATGCCGCCGAAGCGATCGAACTGGCTGGCGCCATGAAGGCCGATTGCCTCGTGGTCTACAGCGGTGCCCGCGGCGGCCATACGCTCAGCCATGCGCGGCGGCTGTTGCGCGACGCGCTGCGCGAATTGGCGCCCCAGGCTGCCGCGGCCGGAGTGCTGTTGGCCGTCGAGCCGATGCACGAGAACTGTGCGGCCGAGTGGACTTTCTTGACCCAGCTCGATCAGACCCTCGAGTTGCTCAACCAGGTCGAAAGCCCGCAGGTTCGCTTGGCGTTCGACACGTATCATCTGGGGCACGGTCCGGCCGCTTGCGAGGCCGCCGCGCGGTGCGCCGATCGCATCGCGGTCGTGCACTTGGGCGACGGTCAACTGCCACCCGGCCAAGAGCAGAATCGCTGTTGTCTCGGAAAAGGCAACTTGGGCTTACGCGAGATCGTTCAGGCCCTGGAAGCAGGTGGTTATCGCGGCTACTACGATGTCGAGCTTTTCGGCGAAGACATCGAGGCCAGTGACTATCATGAACTGCTGAAGCTTTCGTGCACCGAGTTTTCGCGGCTGCTGGCTCGTTGA
- the proC gene encoding pyrroline-5-carboxylate reductase, with protein MSQVCYGFLGAGRMATALASGIVRAGAAAPKDLIASDPLEVARAAFAAATAGRVTTDNREVLAEATVVCLAVKPQQVADVLASLQGQWRRDHLLVSVAAGVQLGTLDGATGGVPRLVRVMPNTPCLIGEGASAYCLGPRATPEDGAHVARLLATVGMAHSVAETLLDAVTGLSGSGPAFVYVMVEALADGGVRMGLPRDVAMALAAQTVKGAAAMVLATGQHPGLLKDQVASPGGTTIAGLQALENGGVRAALINAVEAATRRSAELGAAAQAPSNKPPA; from the coding sequence ATGTCGCAGGTTTGTTACGGGTTCCTCGGCGCCGGTCGCATGGCGACCGCTCTTGCGTCGGGGATCGTACGCGCAGGCGCAGCGGCGCCCAAGGATCTGATCGCCAGCGATCCGCTCGAGGTTGCCCGCGCGGCCTTCGCTGCCGCGACGGCAGGTCGCGTCACGACTGACAATCGCGAGGTGCTGGCTGAAGCCACCGTCGTGTGCTTGGCCGTCAAACCGCAGCAGGTCGCTGACGTCTTGGCATCGTTACAAGGTCAATGGCGACGCGACCACTTGCTGGTCTCGGTGGCGGCAGGTGTGCAGCTTGGCACACTCGACGGCGCCACTGGCGGTGTGCCGCGATTGGTTCGCGTCATGCCGAACACACCGTGCCTGATCGGCGAAGGCGCCAGCGCCTATTGCCTGGGACCGCGCGCGACGCCCGAAGATGGTGCCCACGTCGCGCGCTTGCTGGCAACGGTCGGCATGGCCCACTCTGTGGCGGAAACGCTGCTGGATGCCGTGACGGGGCTGTCCGGGTCGGGGCCGGCATTCGTCTATGTGATGGTCGAGGCCCTGGCCGACGGCGGTGTCCGCATGGGCCTGCCGCGCGACGTGGCAATGGCCCTGGCTGCCCAAACCGTCAAGGGCGCCGCCGCAATGGTCTTGGCCACTGGCCAGCATCCTGGCCTGTTAAAGGACCAGGTGGCCAGCCCCGGCGGCACGACCATCGCCGGCCTGCAAGCCCTGGAAAATGGCGGCGTGCGGGCTGCGCTGATCAATGCCGTCGAAGCTGCAACCCGACGCAGCGCCGAGCTGGGGGCAGCCGCCCAGGCTCCATCGAACAAACCGCCGGCCTGA
- a CDS encoding GNAT family N-acetyltransferase, whose product MTHAISSLTTARLLLRLPEPDDVDRLVGAVRASLPGLGAWLPWAHSAYGPNDAVRWIEDCAPAWHKDEQYAFSLFDPASGDLLGGCGLNFIDRAHARANLGYWLRDDARGRGLAVEATRAVARFGIESLGFERLEIVAAVDNLPSQRVAERSGAQREGIARRRICLGGRWHDAVCYSIVSGDAAVS is encoded by the coding sequence ATGACTCACGCGATCTCCTCTTTGACCACCGCCCGATTGTTGCTGCGGCTCCCCGAGCCGGACGACGTCGATCGCCTCGTCGGCGCGGTGCGCGCGTCGCTCCCCGGCCTGGGTGCCTGGCTGCCGTGGGCGCACTCGGCCTATGGTCCCAACGATGCCGTTCGCTGGATCGAAGACTGCGCGCCGGCCTGGCACAAGGACGAACAGTACGCGTTTTCGCTGTTCGATCCGGCAAGCGGCGACCTGTTGGGCGGCTGTGGCTTGAACTTTATCGACCGTGCCCACGCTCGGGCGAACCTGGGCTACTGGCTGCGCGACGATGCACGCGGCCGGGGCCTGGCGGTCGAGGCGACCCGGGCCGTGGCGCGGTTCGGCATCGAGTCGCTCGGATTCGAGCGTTTGGAAATCGTGGCGGCAGTCGACAATTTGCCGAGCCAGCGCGTGGCCGAACGTAGCGGCGCCCAACGCGAGGGGATCGCTCGCCGGCGCATTTGCCTGGGCGGGCGTTGGCACGACGCAGTCTGTTATTCCATCGTGTCGGGCGACGCAGCCGTGAGTTGA
- a CDS encoding MaoC family dehydratase, with protein sequence MPKRVIQGIEELKTLVGQTIGVSDWLAIDQARIQLFADATGDHQWIHCDPERATTQSPYGRTIAHGFLTLSLCTLLSDMAFTIEGIRMGLNYGLNRVRFPAAVKEGSRIRLVVTLHDIKDIPGGVQGTFKNTIEVEGVEKPACVAEAVARFIA encoded by the coding sequence ATGCCTAAACGCGTGATTCAGGGGATCGAGGAGCTCAAGACGCTCGTCGGACAAACAATCGGCGTCAGCGATTGGCTGGCGATCGATCAGGCCCGCATTCAATTGTTCGCCGACGCCACGGGCGATCATCAGTGGATCCATTGCGATCCCGAGCGCGCCACGACGCAGTCGCCCTATGGCCGAACGATTGCCCACGGCTTCCTGACGCTTTCGCTGTGCACCTTGTTGAGCGACATGGCCTTCACGATCGAAGGCATTCGCATGGGGCTCAACTACGGTTTGAATCGAGTGCGATTCCCAGCCGCCGTGAAAGAGGGTTCGCGCATCCGGCTGGTGGTCACGTTGCACGATATCAAGGACATTCCCGGCGGCGTGCAGGGCACCTTCAAGAATACGATTGAAGTCGAGGGCGTCGAAAAACCGGCCTGTGTCGCCGAGGCCGTCGCTCGATTCATCGCCTGA
- a CDS encoding DUF1559 domain-containing protein: protein MRCVPSRRGFTIVELLVVVAIIAILAALLLPAVQFAREASRRNQCSSNLKQLGLAMLQYQTHLGCYPMGGLKFLLPGKKNGEPGNHGIYANGLVLMLPYLEQQNVERMYNHKLPLWSQSPEVASFVVPVYTCPSNTGKQNPIHEKLFEEPFLSVAKQVMPELTEFRMGSTLGLTDYVFCKGINDGFCEVGGTGAYGNGVPKVDFATRGMFDIHLTVLPSHLLDGSSTTFAMGEAAGGPHWQLCFDPECTTPYDAALPPGTGYFARQHWINVGNIKSLADAGQYYSAGILACTRDRLNKNPVTHFLHDDQYQQTEDCRGSLSMPNNPQNSKIYNPNHPHRVPNFRSDHSGGANFLFADGHVGFTADTVDIWSYRAQSTINAKDDLAIK from the coding sequence ATGCGATGCGTACCCTCCCGGCGCGGGTTCACGATTGTCGAGCTGTTGGTCGTGGTGGCGATCATCGCCATCCTGGCGGCGCTGTTGCTGCCGGCCGTGCAGTTTGCCCGCGAGGCGTCGCGACGCAATCAATGCAGCAGCAATCTCAAGCAGCTCGGCCTGGCCATGCTGCAGTATCAGACCCACTTGGGTTGCTATCCGATGGGCGGTTTGAAGTTTCTCTTGCCCGGCAAGAAAAACGGCGAACCGGGCAACCACGGGATCTATGCCAACGGGCTGGTGTTGATGTTGCCCTATCTAGAACAACAGAACGTCGAGCGGATGTACAACCACAAGCTGCCGCTGTGGTCCCAGTCGCCCGAAGTGGCAAGCTTTGTGGTGCCGGTGTACACCTGCCCCTCGAACACCGGGAAACAGAACCCGATTCATGAAAAGCTGTTTGAAGAGCCGTTTCTGTCGGTGGCCAAGCAGGTGATGCCGGAGCTGACCGAGTTCCGCATGGGCTCGACGCTAGGCCTGACCGATTACGTGTTCTGTAAGGGGATCAACGACGGCTTTTGCGAGGTCGGCGGCACCGGGGCCTATGGCAACGGCGTACCGAAGGTCGATTTTGCCACGCGCGGGATGTTCGACATTCATCTGACCGTGCTGCCCTCGCACTTACTCGACGGGAGCTCGACCACGTTTGCGATGGGAGAAGCGGCCGGTGGACCGCACTGGCAGCTGTGCTTCGATCCAGAGTGCACAACCCCGTACGATGCGGCGCTGCCACCTGGCACGGGCTACTTTGCCCGCCAGCACTGGATCAATGTGGGCAATATCAAGTCGCTGGCCGACGCCGGACAGTACTATTCGGCGGGCATCCTGGCCTGCACCCGGGATCGGCTGAACAAAAACCCTGTCACGCATTTCCTGCACGACGATCAGTACCAGCAGACCGAAGACTGCCGCGGCTCGCTGAGCATGCCGAATAACCCGCAAAACAGCAAAATCTATAACCCGAACCATCCGCATCGCGTGCCGAATTTTCGCAGCGATCATTCCGGCGGCGCCAATTTTCTCTTTGCCGACGGACACGTCGGGTTTACGGCGGACACCGTCGATATTTGGTCCTATCGCGCGCAATCGACGATTAACGCCAAGGACGATTTGGCGATCAAATAG